In Sphingobacterium sp. R2, the genomic stretch ATTACCACCAAAGATACCGTACTCGTGCTCCAATATCACACAATCGTAACCGTTTTCATTAATATAGTTGGCCGCTTCGATATACGACAGCTGAGCATGTTGGTTGATTTGGAAAACAACTTCATTGGGATATACATAATCCCGGTCCGCAACAGCAAAAACATGTTGTGTCAATTCCTCATTATGCAGCGAAACAGCCTGCAACAAATCTGATGTAAAGGTGGCAATACCACATTCTTTCGGTAAATAGGTACTTATATAAGCGATCTTCATTGAAATAATAATTATTGGATAAAGCCCAGAACTAGGCTGAAGCAGATGTGTGCTACATTATTTAAATGCTTTTCGGACGAAAATTGTTTTGTCACATCGGGAGGAATTCAAAGAAAAGGTACTTGGGGGGGTGAATCCCCTATGAACGGTCGTTAGATTAGTATTGTATTTAATCATCAATTTGTCTATGTTTGCCAACTAAAAGGAAGTACTGAATGAAATCACCAAAAGAAAAAATGATTGCCGGCCTTCCCTATCTTGATTCGGATGGACAGTTATTTAAAGATAGGCAATACGCCAAAGAAGAGCTTAAGCGATTTAACGATTCGGAACCTAAACAAATCAAATTTAGAAAACAGATTATTCAGAAACTATTTAACGCAACAGGACATCGTTTTTTTCTTGAGCCTCCATTTCGTTGTGACTACGGCTATAACATTACTATTGGCGAAAACTTTTACAGCAATTATAGTTGCACTATTTTAGACTGTGCTCCAGTTACTATCGGCGATAATGTACTGTTTGGACCCAATGTGAGCCTATTCACCGCCGGTCACCCCCTTCATTTTGAAGCAAGAAATCAAGGCTGGGAATTTGCGCTGCCAATCGTTATTGAAGATAACGTATGGATAGGTGGGCATGTTGTTGTCAATCCCGGCGTCCGGATTGGAAGAAATACGGTGATTGGCTCTGGATCAGTCGTTACTAAAGATATTCCATCAAACGTCATAGCGGCTGGCAATCCTTGCCGGATCCTTCGCCCGATAACTGAATCGGATCGAATCGACTACGTCGAAAGTTAGTAAAGCCACACATGCTGGATGAACCAGGAGCACCCTATTATTGTATTTACTGACCTTGGCGAATAAAATTACCTTAGCGCTAATGAATAGGTGACGGTGGTATCCTTTTGCTTTACCGCATCAAAACCGTTCTTTTTCCAAAAGTGCTGTTGATCAAGAAGGGCTTCGGCTAGCACAACTTTACCATTAAATGTACCTATAAATCGTCTAGCGTAGCCTAATAATGCCGTGCCTATCCCCTGCATTCTAACATGTGGGGCAACGGCAAGAAAATGGATGTTGTAGTTATCGCCGAGAGAAATCAGGCTGAGAACACCAACGACATCATTTCCATCGTAGGCTGCAAA encodes the following:
- a CDS encoding sugar O-acetyltransferase; the encoded protein is MKSPKEKMIAGLPYLDSDGQLFKDRQYAKEELKRFNDSEPKQIKFRKQIIQKLFNATGHRFFLEPPFRCDYGYNITIGENFYSNYSCTILDCAPVTIGDNVLFGPNVSLFTAGHPLHFEARNQGWEFALPIVIEDNVWIGGHVVVNPGVRIGRNTVIGSGSVVTKDIPSNVIAAGNPCRILRPITESDRIDYVES
- a CDS encoding GNAT family N-acetyltransferase is translated as MMDWYIEQVFAARTWKLRKEVFSPEGKLGEVMLDGDFEATHFAAYDGNDVVGVLSLISLGDNYNIHFLAVAPHVRMQGIGTALLGYARRFIGTFNGKVVLAEALLDQQHFWKKNGFDAVKQKDTTVTYSLALR